The DNA region TGCTGATGCGGTACTGCACGGCAGTATACACGCGCAGGCTGTCGCGCGGGATGTCCAGCACCATGGCGGCGGTGTCGCGTGCGGTGCGGGCCTCGTTATCTGTCACGCCGGGGCGGAAGCCCACTTCCACAAACCAGTCTGCCGCAGGGTCCAGCAGTGGCAGCGGTTCAAGGGAGGCTTCCTGAAGGATGGGGTCGTGCCAGATGCTTTCGTCCAGCAAGCGGGCCACCTGCGCGGCATCAAGCCCGTCAGCCGTAAAGACCTTGATCTGGCGAACGCCAGAAACAGAAATGTTCAGCGCCTTGCGCAGGTGCTGGGCCGTCTTGCGGCCCTGGGTATCGTCAAGTCCGGCGCGGGGGCCGGTTTCCACCCTATAGAGCATGATTTGCATTCCTCTTGGTTTGGCTGCTTACTTTTTTCTGTCGCGCACGTAGTCGGCCATCTGGCGCATAAGCTCGCGCTCGGGTCTGTCAGGCAGAGTTTCTAATGCCTGCCTGGCCGCGTCAAGAAATTCATCGGCCTGACGGCGCACGGCATCGTCATGTCCGGCCTGCCGGATGCTCTCGGCAATGCTTGCGGCATCGGTTTCCGTCATCAGCCCTGCGCAAAAGGCGGCGTCAAAGGCGCTGCGTTCTGCGGTGCTCAGGCTGTCGCGGTAGAGGCGCAGGGGCGGCGTGAGCTTGCCCTCGCGCACATCGCCGCCAGTGGGCTTGCCTGTCACGCTTTCTGGCGCGAAATCAAGGGCATCGTCCACCATCTGAAAGGCCATGCCAAGGTTTTCGCCATAGGCGGCGGCAGCGGCCACTGCGGCATCATCGGCCCCGGCGGCAAGCGCGCCCATTTCACAGGCAGCGCGAATAAGCCAGGCCGTTTTGCCGCGCACCATGTCTTCATAGTCGGCGCTGCTGGAATCCACGCGGCGCTGGGCCGCGATCTCGAGGATTTCACCCGCCGCTGTGCGGCTGGTGGCTTCCGAAAAACAGCGGGTCAGTCGCGTGTCGCCGTAATTGGCCACCAGGGCGTTGGCCCCGGCCAGCAGGGCATCGCCTGCAAGAATGACGCTGGAAACGTCAAAAAGCGTATGCGCAGCGGGCTTGCCACGGCGGCTTACGGCATTGTCCAGCACATCGTCGTGCAGCAGGGTTGCGGCGTGGAGCATTTCCAGCGTGATCGCCAGATCCTGTATGCTCTTGGCCTCATGCCCCAGCAGACGGGCCGTGAGCACGGTCAGCAGGGGCCGCAGGCGCTTGCCGCCCGCATCAAAAATATGCCGGGCCACAGGCCGCACCGGTTCCGGCAGGGTATCCACTGCCTTGTTCAGAGCGCGGTTGATGCCGGGCAGCTCAAGGGCCAGACGTGCTTTCAGTTGGATCATATGCTACTCAGATAAGGTTAAGCGCGGGCAACACCCGCGTAAGCGCGCGCAGCGCGCCGGGAAAATCCTTTTCATCATTGGCGCGCGGCCCGACCTTGTTGGAAACGCTGCGCGCTTCCACACAGGGGATGCCCTCGCGGGCGCAGGCATACGCTACGGCAAAGCCTTCCATATTTTCCAGATCAGCCCGGTAGCGGGCGCGTAGGTCTGCCGCTCTGGCAAAACTTGCGCTGACCCCGGCCACGGTGAGCGATGTGCATGGCAAAAAAACATGCCGTTGCTGACGTGCGCCAAAGCGTTCCAGCGCTTCCGGCCCTGCCAGGGACAGGCGGTTGCGCACCGCAGGCCCGCTCTCTGGTTGCCACTGCGGAAAGCCAAAAGCTTCGGCGGTGACGGAGCGCCCGTCGTGCAGACCGTATTCGGGCCAGATTTCTTCGCTCACCATGCACAATCCCAGAAGCCGACGCTCTGTCAGGTCAAAGGCCCCGGCAAGGCCTGCGTTGAGCACAGCCGTTATGGGCGTACCCTCGGCTTTAGCCCGGCAAAGGGCCATGCCCATGGCCAGAGCGGCGTTAATGGGGCCGACTCCGGTAATGCAGCACAGCGCGGTGCCATGCTTGAGGCTCACGGGCCAAAGGTGCATTTCTGGCCAGGATTTTGCCGGGCTTTCA from Desulfovibrio sp. UIB00 includes:
- a CDS encoding polyprenyl synthetase family protein; translated protein: MIQLKARLALELPGINRALNKAVDTLPEPVRPVARHIFDAGGKRLRPLLTVLTARLLGHEAKSIQDLAITLEMLHAATLLHDDVLDNAVSRRGKPAAHTLFDVSSVILAGDALLAGANALVANYGDTRLTRCFSEATSRTAAGEILEIAAQRRVDSSSADYEDMVRGKTAWLIRAACEMGALAAGADDAAVAAAAAYGENLGMAFQMVDDALDFAPESVTGKPTGGDVREGKLTPPLRLYRDSLSTAERSAFDAAFCAGLMTETDAASIAESIRQAGHDDAVRRQADEFLDAARQALETLPDRPERELMRQMADYVRDRKK
- the mqnB gene encoding futalosine hydrolase encodes the protein MSLLLCAATGPELASLVPGFSPAGLAATAGEATESPAKSWPEMHLWPVSLKHGTALCCITGVGPINAALAMGMALCRAKAEGTPITAVLNAGLAGAFDLTERRLLGLCMVSEEIWPEYGLHDGRSVTAEAFGFPQWQPESGPAVRNRLSLAGPEALERFGARQQRHVFLPCTSLTVAGVSASFARAADLRARYRADLENMEGFAVAYACAREGIPCVEARSVSNKVGPRANDEKDFPGALRALTRVLPALNLI